TTCGTCGGCGGCGCGCTCGCGCTCGGCCTCGGGAAGGGGCTGTACGCCATCCCGTCCCGGGCCCTGCTGTCGGACCTGTTCGTCGAGCGTCGCGGGCAGGCGCTCGGGCTGTACGCCGCGGGGACCGACGTAGGCGGCGTCCTCGCCTCGCTCGCGGCGCTGGTGGTCACGGGCGCTGGCGCGGCCGGACTCGGCCCCGTGGGCGCGCTCGTCCCGTCGGTTCCGGGACTCACCTGGCGGGCCCCCTTCTTCCCGGTGGCCGCCGCGCTGTTCGTCCTCGGCGTGATCTACGTCCGCTGGAACCGCGACCCCTACCGGCTCGGCCGGATGAACCTCGAACTCGGTGCGACCGTGCGGCGGCTCGGGGCGACCCGCGGCCAGCGGGAGGCGCTCGTGGCCTTCTCCATCTTCTTCTTCGTCGTCGGCGCGTGGGTCAACTTCCTGCCGACCTATCTCGCGCAGGGGAAGGGCACGAGCGAGGCGCTGGCGGCGGGGCTGTTCGCGGTCATGTTCGTCGTCGGCATCGGCGCGAAACCGCTGGCCGGCCTCGTCTCGGACCGGTTCCCCCGCCGGGCGGTCGGCGTTGCCGGCCTCTCGCTGGCCGTGGTGGCACTCGCCGGCCTCGTCCTCGCGTCGGCGCTGTGGGCCGTGACCGGTGCCATCGTCCTGTTCGCGCTGGGCTACAAGTCGCTCTTCCCGGTCACCGACGCCGTGTTGCTCGACGCCGCACCCGACGGCAACACCGGCGGCGACCTCGGGGCCGCCCGGGCGCTGTTCCAGGGCGCCGGGGCGTTCGGCCCCGTCTACATGGGGTCGGTCGCGGCCCTGGCAAACTACACCGTCGCCCTCGCCGGCCTCGCCGTCTGTCTGCTCGCGAGCGCCGGCCTGCTCGCTCGCGGGTTACTCCGGGACTGAGATACAATGATACAGACATACATTTTTAAGTCGAGCCGTCCTAGTCCGCTGTGAGAGCGATGCCGATTAGCATCGACGAGTTCGACGAGTTCGATCCGGGCGACCGGACGGTAACCAACGCCGAGCGAGTGCTTCGGTTTCTCGTCCGGAACCGCGAGCAGGCGTTCAAAGCGGCCGAGGTCGCCGACCGGACCGGCGTCGACGAGAACTCGATCCACCCCGTTCTGAACCGGCTCGAAGAGCGTGATCTGGTCCGGCACAAAGAACCGTACTGGGCGATCGGCGACCTCGACCGCGTTCGGAACGCGACCGTCTTCCAGTCGACCGCGGCGTTTCTCGACGAGGAACTCGGGACGGAGAGCCGCGAGGAGTGGCTCGACGCCGCCGAGGAAGAGCCGTGAGTGGGACGCCCGATTTCGCCGAGTTACGACGGGGACACGTCGTACTCGCCCCGGACCCCTTCAAATCCACCTTTTTCCCGCTCGGGTGGCCTACGGCCACCACTCGCGGCAAAAACGTGGGCGAAAAAGGCTGAAGCCTCACTTCGTTCGGCTTCAGTGAACCGCGCTCGCTGCGCTCGCGCGGATGCTGGTACTCAATACAGCTGAACAGACTACCGGCTTATCTTTCCTGAAGGCCTTCGAAAAAGAGCGAGAGTATCCAGTAGCCTGTTCCAAGTGTAACGATCACACCGATAATACCGATCAGGTAATCCCCTACCAGAAGTCTCCCTGCTAATTCGATAGCAAATATACCAACTATTCCGAGAAGCAGCCCTAAGAGCCACGGTGAAGTGATGACGCTAATTGTTCAGTCTCGGATTCTGGGGAAGGCATGTCAGTATAAAAACTACACACGACTTGTTGAGCATTTCGGTGCTTGATCAAAGCTTCAATGAGCAATACGCACGTCTACTGAGCGGGAGAGTCGTTCCTGACGGTCACGAAACCAATCACCTCACGAAGGGTTCTACGATACCCGAAAACAACGACCCGACTCGTTCCCGGCGAAACCGAAGCCGTCCACGCAACTTTAGACGCTGCTCCCCATAGGGGCTGAGAATGAGTGCGTTGTCCCAGCGGGTCTCGGGGCGGGTGTCGAGTCCGGAACTGGCGGTGTTCGTCTCCGGCGTCGTCAGCATGGGCCTCGAAATTCTGGCCGGGCGGATGGTGGCCCCCCAGTTCGGGAGCAGCATCTACACCTGGGGGTCGATCATCGGCGTCTTCCTGGCCGCGCTGAGTCTGGGCTACTATCAGGGCGGTAAGCGGGCGAGCCGGCGGGCGACCGAGGATCGGCTCGTCCGAATCCTGCTCGCGACGGGTGCGTTCGTCGCCGTGGTAATCCTGGCGGG
This Halorientalis sp. IM1011 DNA region includes the following protein-coding sequences:
- a CDS encoding MFS transporter — protein: MLGSLALGWAVLQLGRFLLSPLLPAIIDDLGITTVAAGFVLGGFQAVYAITQYPSGRLSDRFSRAALIVPGLAALTLACLLLASAVTPLLFVGGALALGLGKGLYAIPSRALLSDLFVERRGQALGLYAAGTDVGGVLASLAALVVTGAGAAGLGPVGALVPSVPGLTWRAPFFPVAAALFVLGVIYVRWNRDPYRLGRMNLELGATVRRLGATRGQREALVAFSIFFFVVGAWVNFLPTYLAQGKGTSEALAAGLFAVMFVVGIGAKPLAGLVSDRFPRRAVGVAGLSLAVVALAGLVLASALWAVTGAIVLFALGYKSLFPVTDAVLLDAAPDGNTGGDLGAARALFQGAGAFGPVYMGSVAALANYTVALAGLAVCLLASAGLLARGLLRD
- a CDS encoding helix-turn-helix domain-containing protein, with protein sequence MPISIDEFDEFDPGDRTVTNAERVLRFLVRNREQAFKAAEVADRTGVDENSIHPVLNRLEERDLVRHKEPYWAIGDLDRVRNATVFQSTAAFLDEELGTESREEWLDAAEEEP